TACAATTTATCAGATCAGTTACAGTACATGCTATATGGACCATCCACGAGTAATCTGTCTAATCTCATATCCATGGTTTTGTATTTAAAGAGCAAGTGGTACAATAAAAACATGTAAGATGCAAAATCATTTATTTCATTGCCTTTTTGTCTGTAGGAAATACTTAATACAGGTATGTTTATTCCCAGTTAAGAGCTATGTTTCTACATGTATGGAGCCAGTGGTAATGTATTGCCATTTCCTCTATTGTAAGTACTTCAGCATATTGCTTTCTTGATGAGACATGCCTATTTGTTCAGTCAAATTCTGAATTCCAAATCACCCCCTTGCCCAAGACACTTCTGGATCCTATCAGATCTACAGGTGTGGGGCAATTTGTAGTTCTGAAAATGTATCTCATAGGCCGAGAGGATACTGCAGTACACCAAGGGGTGTGTCTTCATAATGCAATGTGGCTTCCTTGACTTCAGCCATGATGTTGTCTAAACATATCCAAGTTTTCAAATGATCAAGGAAAGGAAGCCACTTTAGACTATGAAGATGCACCCTAGCACTGAGCTAATGACATAGCCAGCATCAGCAGTGGGTTATATTACATGTCTATTTCCTCCTGGGGTCtgttcaaaatggcaccctattccctacatagtgcagtaccatctgaccagggtccatagtgctctggtcaaaagtgatgcactatattagggaatagagccctggttCTGCTGTAGGTAGGTCACTCCTTGACCTTGTGGACCAGGGTCTCCCCCAGTGATTCCAGGACCTCCCGTTTGTAGTCCTCAAAGTCTCCGTCTATCTGGTTGACGGACCGGTTCTCCACCACCCACAGCTGACAGGCTGTCTCAGTGATGAGCCGGGCATCGTGACTCACAATGATCACCGCTACGATGGGACAACAGCAGGGAAGAGGATATAACCATAAGAGTCTACCAAAGGGCACCATCAGTAGCATGCAAATTGTTTGCTGTTGACCGCCACTTTATTTATGCCATCACTACACCAACTTCAGAGGCTACTTTCTGATCCTACATTTTAACAAAAATAAACATTAACAGCCTCACTGTGTTCGTACCTCCTTTGTACTCGTTGATAGCTTCTGATAAGGCATCGATCGACTCAATGTCCAGGTTGTTAGTAGGCTCATCCAGGATGAGAACGTCAGGTTGCCGACAGGCCAGCTCAGCGAACACCACTCTGGCTTTCTGACCACCTGGATGGAGAGAAGACATTTAGAAAACAGATCGAAACACACACtggatgatggtgtgtgtgagcGCGCATGTTTCTATTCCTAACCTGATAGTTTGGAGATCTGGATGGTGTGTGCGTGGCTCTCCAGTCCGAAGCGGCCCAGACACTTCCTGCTGTCCTGGTAGGGCAGGTTAAAGTTTCTCTGGAGGTACTCTGTAGCTGCCTCCTCCATGTTCAGCTGGTCAGCATACTGCTGGTTGAAGAAGCCCACCTTCAGCCGATGGTTCTTTCTCATCTCCCCCTTGGACTGAAAGGCAAATCAACACACATTTAGCTTGACAGTTATACCCATCAGTGCACAAACACTTCTGctgtatttgtgtgcgtgtgtatatatagaTCATATGTGTTTTTGTTTGAAGGGAAACTTACTGGATTTAACCTGCCCGTGAGAAGTAGTAGTAGGGTACTCTTCCCAACTCCATTGGGTCCAACTATACAAACTGAACAAGGAAAACAGAGTTAAGGTATAGTATGGAGGCTAATGACCAGAAAGTCCAACGTGTCACAGGTATGCAAACAGAAAGGATTTCTACTTACTTCTAGTCTCCATGTCGATACCAAAGTCCACATTCTTGAAGAGGGGTTTGTGTCCCTCAAAGGCAAAGTCTACACCTGAGACAGAGCAGAGGGTTAAACAGGGATATACAAaaagtgagagaggaagaggggaaaaaaAGAGGGAGAACTCACTGTGCAATccgaggatgggaggagagagagaaggggggttgGGGAAGGTGAATTTGACAGTGTACTCTTTGGGTCGTTTGAGCAAGTCTGTAGcttcctgactctcctcctccactccccccttTTTCTTTCCCTTTGCTTGCTTCCTGGTCAAGGCTTCCTTAGTCTGCttctcctagagagagacagaaaacagtgGATGATGGgagaagtacagagagagagagatagaaccaTGTCTAAACAGGGGTAGCGGTCCTGTACTCACGGCCTGTTTGGTGGACTTCCCTCCAGCCTTGAGATCTTTGAGCTTCTTCTCCTGTTTGTCGTACTGTTTCTGAAGCTCCTTCTGCTTCTGAACGTACATCTTCTTAAACGtcactgagaaacagagagagagaagcttcaATCTATAGAACATGGATCCAACTgcaagtggctctggataagagctcctgctaaatgtaaatgtgtatagAACTAGTCATACATTAGTTTGTGTGTTGTTTGTGGGGTAGGAGAAAGAATGTACATCACTAATAAACTCACAGTAGTTCCCTCTGTAGTAGTAAAGTTTCTGGTTGTCCAGGTGAACTATGTCAGTACACACATCGTCCAGGAAACTCTGGTCGTGAGACACGATGAGGAGAGTCTTCTTCCAGCCCTGAAGGTAGCTAGGAGGAGAGATTAACATATTAGGCATTGCAGTGGTATCATTACAGATCCAGGGCAGAAAGGAGACCCATTGAGTAAGCAGCTGCATGAAGTGTGGCCCTGTGAAATAAGTTATATTTAAGTAAAAGGCTGCGTGTGGTGTGCCCTTACTTGTTGAGCCAGATGACAGCGTTGAGGTCAAGATGGTTGGTGGGCTCATCCAGCATCAGCAGGGTGGGCTCCATGAACAAAGCTCTGGTAGGAGAGAGCCACTGGAAGCTTAGAATTCATGTTCACTGCTGTTTTTATTTCTGCGTTATACTTTCGTTCATTTTTATTCTCTGTAAAAGTGACATTGTAACAATGCACTTTGAATTACGTTTGACTTGACCTGCAGAAGTAGCTgaagaaaaaaacaattgaagAAATTCCCATATTGCTAAAACCTCTATAATCAAATCATTTCAGATGTATAGAATTGCCATGGGATGGCTAAGGGGTCAACAGATATGAGCTTAATTTGACCTATATTTTAACAGAAACATCCAAGATGGCAGCATGTCAAGTCGTTGTCTGTGACTAGTAGTTTTTAACCTACTAATAATCTATTAATTAATGATGGAACAAATCTACAATTTCCTTGTTGTGTATTGCAAACTATTTCGTTTTGCTGGTGTAAAGATCGCGGGTCTCCCTCAACCACGGATAACTTTTTCCCGCTATTTGCACTTCTTCACTTGAAGTTGACCAAAGTAACCCTCTCTCTGGCTGGCCTGGGTTCTATCTTCAGctttccctctgcagagtgtctcgTCCAAGCTGCTCCTCTTCGCTCTCCGCCTGGCTGTCAGAGGCAGCTCAACAATCCCCAAGCCCTTCTCTCAATCCACCCCCACactcacatgcatacacacaggcCCCTCTCTCACCTTACCTTTCCTTGTCTCTATTTCTTACAGCTTACAGTCGCTGGGTGAGTAcatctgacaatgtgctctcccgTCCATTAGACATTTTGTCTGCGGGAACTCGCTCTTTCACTCGGCCCATTCGTCCAAGTGCCGATGCATTTGGGGCATGATGTGAACACTGTTTTGTACTGTCTGGAAACTCACTTGTAGAATTAGCTTGCAGTAGGTCTCGTGCAAGTAGAAGCCGTGCAAGGTTATTAAACAGAGGTGCCTAGTTATTCTTCTTTTGTTGATATCAGGTAacgtgcaacctaaccctggccctgatatgcaatgtctccaaaccccctctgATTTTAAAACTAGATCTGGTCTTAGTATTTTTCATTTAAATGTACACAGCCCGTTGTCAAAAATTGATGGGGTTAGGATTTGGGCTAAATCAACTGATGTAATTGTATTTTCTGAAACCTGGCTCAGCAAGTGTGTTGTTAAGGATATTTGGTGGTTAGGTTATTAGCTGGTCAATGGTAGGTTACATGAAAAGCACAATACTATTAAGATAaccgtgtgttagtgtgggttttcaatgaatttatttgaatcATGAAACTCATCTGTATTTCCTgtaaattctcagcaacaaaagagtgatcgaATTTAGATCCTACACCTGCACATGGAATTCAGAAAAAAACTGCACCTGGCTAGTGAGACTCTCATCCTCCAGCCTCCAGAGAACTTCTTGGTAGCTCTGTTCTGCATCTCTGGGGTGAAGGACAGACCAGCCAAGATACGACGGGCTTTAGCCTCCGCTGCTGCTGCCCCGATGATCCTCAACTCCTCATAGACCTGgttgagacagacacacaataTGTACACATGCAGTGGTTAAGTCGATTGACAGATATTACATTACTATCTGAATGCAGGCTAAGAGACCATGACTCTCTTTTTCCAGTTACCACATTCTGAATGAAAACCTGACCCCAGCCCTGTATTCAATAGACTATCATAGCAATTAGGAAGTGGATATTTTGCCTGGCAGATCTAATAGTGTTTTAGGGTTCAATTTTGATGTTTCCCCATACCTTATCCAGTCTCTCAGCCACGCTGTCTTCTCCTTTCTCCAGGAGAGCCTGCaactgtctctcctcctctaggaGCTTCAGACGCCTGGTGTCTGCCTTCAACACAGCCTGGACCGCTGGGGTGTCATCCGCCATCACCTCTATGAAGATATGGACAGCACGACAGGGTGTTAAAGGGAGAAAACATAGTGCGGGTGaagtgagaggggtagagagaaaggaagggagaaaACAGTGCGGGTGAagtgagaggggtggagagaaaggaagggagaagACATAGTGCGGGTGaagtgagaggggtagagagaaaggaagggagaagaggggtgagagacaggataagggaaggagacagagagaaaggtatgATGGGGGGGTTCTTCAGAGGACAGGTGACATACCTTGCTCACAGAGCAGCACATCAATGTTAGGAGGGATACTGAGAACTCTGTTGGCGATATGTTTCAGAAGCGTGGTCTTCCCCTTCCCGTTAGGACCAACCAGACCGTAGCGTCTTCCTGCCACCACCAGGAGATCTGCATTGACAAACAGCTCCTTCCCGTGAGCTGATATACTGAACCTCTCCAGCTAGAGGAAACAAAGAGCAGCACATTAAAACACTGAAACCACCATAGGTGAACTCTGATACTCCAAACTTTAGGGCTTCCCACTTGACATTCAGTAAGGAATGGTTGAAGGGACTAACCACCTCATACTCACACTGTGTACTTACAAAGAAACATTTATTACATAAAGTGCAATGTTTCAGTAACATAGACATTCATCAGCCATTTGATGAATCCCAACAACCATCCTCGTCCGTTCAACCATTCTTCTTGTGTGTGATAAGATGTtaaactacatgaccaaaagtatgtggacacctgctcgtcaaacatcttactccaaaatcatgggcattaagtCGGTCCCCtccttgctgctataacagcctccactcttccaagaaggctttccactagatgttggaccattgctgcagggacttacatccattcagccacaagagcaataccgaggtcaggcactgatgttgggtgattaggcctggatcccaaaggtgtttgatggagttgagCTCAGGACTCTGCGCAGTCCAGTCCTTCCACATCGatcgacaaactatttctgtatggacctcgcttgtgcacaggggcattgtcatgcggaAACAGGAagttccccaaactgttgccacaaagttaaaagcacagaatcgtccagaatgtcattgtatgctgtagcattaagatttcccatcactggaactaaggggcctagcctgaaccatgaaaaatagccccagaccattattccacctccaccaaactttacagttggcactatgcattgagaCAGGTAGCTTTCTCCAAATCCAGCTTActctgttggactgccagatgatgaagcgtgattcatctctCCCGAGAactcatttccactgctccagagtccaatggcggcgagctttacaccactccagccaacacttgtcattgcgcatggtgatatttggcttgtgtgcagctgttcggccatggaaatccatttcatgaagctcgcaaggcacagttcttgtgctgacgttggtTCCAGATGATTATTACGCACTGCGTCCTTCAAGACCTGGCggtccctttctgtgagcttgtgtggactaccacttcacggctgagccattgttgggGCTAAACGtttccaattcacaataacagcacttacagttgaccatgacagctcaagcagggcagacatttgacgaactaacttgttggaaaggtggcatcctataagGGTGCCACGTAGAAAttcactgaactcttcagtacgggccattctactgccaatgtttgtttatggagattgcatggatatgtgctcgattttatacacctgtcagcaacgggtgtggttgaaatagccgaatccactaatttgaaaggggtgtctacatacttttgtttgtgcctgtgtaatataatataagagaaagatagagagatgtGTCGATTGAGTTGATTTTTAGTCCTATTGAATTTTTCTTCAGTAAAATAAGTAGGTTCTATGTAGTTCTCTCAATTCTTCAGAATAAAGAAACACTAGAAAAGTTGAGAGGGTCAGGTCACCTTGATATCTGATGCGTTCTCCAGCATGGCCTGCCTGGAAGACAACTCAGCCTGGGACACGGAGAAGTCTCCCTCAATGGCGTTGGCAGCACGCACACTGGCTACCTGCTTCTCATACTCAATCTAGAAAcaaaggcacagacacacacttccaATTCATAAAATGCTTCTGTCTCTGGTTTGGCACAAAGGCTCTCAAAAAGGTCAGTATTTGtagagtatatacagtaccagtcagaagtttggacacacctactcatttgaaggtttgtctttatttagactattttctacattgtagaataatagtgaagacatcaaaactatcaaataacacatatggaatcatgtagtaaccaaaaaagtattaaacaaatataagatatatatatatttctgtataccacccctaccttgtcacaacacgactgattggctcaaacgcattaaggaaagaaattccactatTTAACTTTTAactaggcacacctgttcatttcaatgaattccaggtgactacctcatgaagctggttgacagaatgccaagtgtgtgcaaaggatggctactttgaagaatctaaaatagattttgattggTTCAatgtgtgtcatttcatagtttagatgtcttcactattattctacaatgtataaaatagtaaaaagaaaaaccctggaatgagtaggtgttctaaaacttggATTAGTACTGTTACcattttctttttcttcttcttctccttcttgcTCATGTTGGCAAAGGGGTCGTCACctttctcctgctcctgctctgCTATCACGTCTTCAGCACACTGACAGGAGAGGGatgcagacagagggagagtcagtgaTTTAGGTGTTCTAGGTGGCTCTACATGCCATGTATGACCTTTCCATACAGCAGACGATAAACACACACCTTCATTGTGTCATCTTCGTCGTCTTCTGCCTCTTCATCTTCGCTGCGCGGAGGGCGAGCAGGTTTGTTCATCCTCTGAATGGACAAGTAACACAGCATTATGGCAATACAGAAACTACGCTGCAAGTGATAAAGTGCTACTGTGACCCATATACCGTGGTCATGCATTATATTGGCCTAGATAGTTTACAGGTGTGGATATTCAGACTCAGTCACACAgtgcagtgcattcagaaaatattcacatcccttggctttttcaaaatgttgtgtaacatcctgaatttaaaattgattaagttgggttggtcactggcctacacataataccaaagtcaaattaatttaaaaaatgtaaagttgAAATGTAATGAGTATTTAACCCCTTTTGTtacggcaagcctaaataagttcaggagtaaaagtttgcttaacaagtcacatgataagttgcatggactgtgTGCAACAATAGTGTTTAATataatttttgaatgactacctcatctctgtaccccacacatacaattatcttttaggtccctcagtcgagcagtgaatttcaaacacagattcaaccacaatgaccagggaggttttccaattcctcgcaaaaggcacctattggtagatgggtaaataaaaaataaaaaagcagacattgaatatcccattgagcatggtgaagatATTAATTACGCGTTGGATGATGCATCAAAACtcccagtcattacaaagata
This window of the Oncorhynchus keta strain PuntledgeMale-10-30-2019 chromosome 20, Oket_V2, whole genome shotgun sequence genome carries:
- the LOC118399528 gene encoding ATP-binding cassette sub-family F member 1-like isoform X2 — translated: MPKKAKEDAEWEGEEGAVAPSAVAEKSVKKGKKDKKGKKSFFDELATDNKTEKEDEIVLKEMQGKQKKKDRRKGRSGEGDDDDDEDMMEKLKKLSVQASEEEEVVAPGKGKGNKGGNIFAALSQGDSDDDGGDDERLMNKEVEKVHKGKKKDKPKPKAKAPSDYEEEKKDGDEKTAVKKNMKPEAKPAPKTTEEDEAEDEKPQPKKGKKEQPKRMNKPARPPRSEDEEAEDDEDDTMKCAEDVIAEQEQEKGDDPFANMSKKEKKKKKKMIEYEKQVASVRAANAIEGDFSVSQAELSSRQAMLENASDIKLERFSISAHGKELFVNADLLVVAGRRYGLVGPNGKGKTTLLKHIANRVLSIPPNIDVLLCEQEVMADDTPAVQAVLKADTRRLKLLEEERQLQALLEKGEDSVAERLDKVYEELRIIGAAAAEAKARRILAGLSFTPEMQNRATKKFSGGWRMRVSLARALFMEPTLLMLDEPTNHLDLNAVIWLNNYLQGWKKTLLIVSHDQSFLDDVCTDIVHLDNQKLYYYRGNYLTFKKMYVQKQKELQKQYDKQEKKLKDLKAGGKSTKQAEKQTKEALTRKQAKGKKKGGVEEESQEATDLLKRPKEYTVKFTFPNPPSLSPPILGLHSVDFAFEGHKPLFKNVDFGIDMETRICIVGPNGVGKSTLLLLLTGRLNPSKGEMRKNHRLKVGFFNQQYADQLNMEEAATEYLQRNFNLPYQDSRKCLGRFGLESHAHTIQISKLSGGQKARVVFAELACRQPDVLILDEPTNNLDIESIDALSEAINEYKGAVIIVSHDARLITETACQLWVVENRSVNQIDGDFEDYKREVLESLGETLVHKVKE
- the LOC118399528 gene encoding ATP-binding cassette sub-family F member 1-like isoform X3 → MPKKAKEDAEWEGEEGAVAPSAVAEKSVKKGKKDKKGKKSFFDELATDNKTEKEDEIVLKEMQGKQKKKKDRRKGRSGEGDDDDDEDMMEKLKKLSVQASEEEEVVAPGKGKGNKGGNIFAALSQGDSDDDGGDDERLMNKAPSDYEEEKKDGDEKTAVKKNMKPEAKPAPKTTEEDEAEDEKPQPKKGKKEQPKRMNKPARPPRSEDEEAEDDEDDTMKCAEDVIAEQEQEKGDDPFANMSKKEKKKKKKMIEYEKQVASVRAANAIEGDFSVSQAELSSRQAMLENASDIKLERFSISAHGKELFVNADLLVVAGRRYGLVGPNGKGKTTLLKHIANRVLSIPPNIDVLLCEQEVMADDTPAVQAVLKADTRRLKLLEEERQLQALLEKGEDSVAERLDKVYEELRIIGAAAAEAKARRILAGLSFTPEMQNRATKKFSGGWRMRVSLARALFMEPTLLMLDEPTNHLDLNAVIWLNNYLQGWKKTLLIVSHDQSFLDDVCTDIVHLDNQKLYYYRGNYLTFKKMYVQKQKELQKQYDKQEKKLKDLKAGGKSTKQAEKQTKEALTRKQAKGKKKGGVEEESQEATDLLKRPKEYTVKFTFPNPPSLSPPILGLHSVDFAFEGHKPLFKNVDFGIDMETRICIVGPNGVGKSTLLLLLTGRLNPSKGEMRKNHRLKVGFFNQQYADQLNMEEAATEYLQRNFNLPYQDSRKCLGRFGLESHAHTIQISKLSGGQKARVVFAELACRQPDVLILDEPTNNLDIESIDALSEAINEYKGAVIIVSHDARLITETACQLWVVENRSVNQIDGDFEDYKREVLESLGETLVHKVKE
- the LOC118399528 gene encoding ATP-binding cassette sub-family F member 1-like isoform X1: MPKKAKEDAEWEGEEGAVAPSAVAEKSVKKGKKDKKGKKSFFDELATDNKTEKEDEIVLKEMQGKQKKKKDRRKGRSGEGDDDDDEDMMEKLKKLSVQASEEEEVVAPGKGKGNKGGNIFAALSQGDSDDDGGDDERLMNKEVEKVHKGKKKDKPKPKAKAPSDYEEEKKDGDEKTAVKKNMKPEAKPAPKTTEEDEAEDEKPQPKKGKKEQPKRMNKPARPPRSEDEEAEDDEDDTMKCAEDVIAEQEQEKGDDPFANMSKKEKKKKKKMIEYEKQVASVRAANAIEGDFSVSQAELSSRQAMLENASDIKLERFSISAHGKELFVNADLLVVAGRRYGLVGPNGKGKTTLLKHIANRVLSIPPNIDVLLCEQEVMADDTPAVQAVLKADTRRLKLLEEERQLQALLEKGEDSVAERLDKVYEELRIIGAAAAEAKARRILAGLSFTPEMQNRATKKFSGGWRMRVSLARALFMEPTLLMLDEPTNHLDLNAVIWLNNYLQGWKKTLLIVSHDQSFLDDVCTDIVHLDNQKLYYYRGNYLTFKKMYVQKQKELQKQYDKQEKKLKDLKAGGKSTKQAEKQTKEALTRKQAKGKKKGGVEEESQEATDLLKRPKEYTVKFTFPNPPSLSPPILGLHSVDFAFEGHKPLFKNVDFGIDMETRICIVGPNGVGKSTLLLLLTGRLNPSKGEMRKNHRLKVGFFNQQYADQLNMEEAATEYLQRNFNLPYQDSRKCLGRFGLESHAHTIQISKLSGGQKARVVFAELACRQPDVLILDEPTNNLDIESIDALSEAINEYKGAVIIVSHDARLITETACQLWVVENRSVNQIDGDFEDYKREVLESLGETLVHKVKE